Within Halostella limicola, the genomic segment CGACTGTAAACGTGCAAGTACCATCATAACGATGAACGCCGTGAACTTCCAAGAGTTTGCAACGATTAATGATGGCATCGCCCACGTTTCACTTCCGAAGAAAGATACCGGATCGTTGGCAAGACCCGTATCTTGGGCGAGGTTACTCATCACGCCGAGCTGCGGGTGACCCATCCACGTGAATACCATTCCGACTACGATAGTGGGAATGAGATACGGGAGTAATGCCACTGCTCGAGCCAGAGCGATTCCTTTCAATTGTTTATTCAGGAGTAACGCTGTCGGGATGGCAAGCAGAAGCTGAAGGAACGTTGATCCCAGCGCGAAGTAGAGTGAGCGCCCGAGCGAATCCCAGAACCCAGCATCTCCGAAGAGGAGTGCTTCGTAGTTCTGGAACCAGATGAATTCTTGATCGAGACTGAGTGTTCCCATCGCGAACAGGGAATTGTACAGGGCCCAAGCGACTGGGAGAAACACGACGAATACGACGAGCGCGACGACTGGGAACAAGAAGGTCGCACCAAGGAGCCTATCACTCTCTATCCATCGCTCGCGGATGCCATCGGGCATGTATTCAACAAACTTTGCTGTAGAGATCGTCATTCTTTGAGGCTCTGGAGAGTATCTCGAAGGTTATCTGCCGCACTGTTCACGGCTTGTTCCGGTGCGACACCGTTGATATTCATCTCATAGAGAAGGGTCCCGAGATGCTGGCTCGTGAATAGTGACGGACCGTATTCATTGTACGGATCAGTCTCGCCACCCCAGCTAACACCCTTCTCGAAGGACTCTCGAACCACTTCGAGATCTCGCTCTGAGAAGTTACCCGCGATGAAATCATCTTCTCTATAAGCATCCATCTCCACGATACTCGTCATCGTCGGGAAGTTGTGGACAGGCCCAACGGATGTCAGGAAGTCGATGACACGGTTCTCTCTGGCCGTGAATTCGATAAACTGTCTTGCTTCTTCCTTGTATTCTGCGTCCTGCATCAGTACCCAGCCGCCGCCATTGTTGATGAAACTCTCTGTTCCGTTATGAACGGGGAAGTGGGGTCGAACGTTCTGCGTCTGATCAGGCGTATTATTGATGA encodes:
- a CDS encoding carbohydrate ABC transporter permease, with product MPDGIRERWIESDRLLGATFLFPVVALVVFVVFLPVAWALYNSLFAMGTLSLDQEFIWFQNYEALLFGDAGFWDSLGRSLYFALGSTFLQLLLAIPTALLLNKQLKGIALARAVALLPYLIPTIVVGMVFTWMGHPQLGVMSNLAQDTGLANDPVSFFGSETWAMPSLIVANSWKFTAFIVMMVLARLQSIPETHYEAARMCGANAWEQFRDVTLPNIRSVILLVLLLRGIWMFNKFDIIWILTRGGPAEATTTLPIFIYEIAFVEYRMGLALAASTLLFFLLVLGGIAYMRIFNPAEEVAT